In Pleurodeles waltl isolate 20211129_DDA chromosome 5, aPleWal1.hap1.20221129, whole genome shotgun sequence, one genomic interval encodes:
- the LOC138296957 gene encoding olfactory receptor 2K2-like has translation MDLGTLKDDDWSQACTYTREVAIQRKRVVMKTTNQSSIGEFLFVGLSEDPNLQIFLFLLFLVIYIFTVIGNIFMITVCIFEPHFHTPMYFFLSNLSFIDICYSSVIVPNLLNQLIISRRITFSRCAAQMYTYLLMGVTESMLLAVMAYDRYVAISFPLRYTVIISKSVCEIFLGCSWLCGSVFALLTVVFALQLPLCGNNIIDHFFCEATAFVKISCADTSIPQMMFFVIAVFALLTPTLIILISYICIIINIMKISSPEGRYKAFSTCASHLTVVTMVYGSALFLCLKPVSKKADNRDKTASLFYTVIPAMLNPMIYSLRNKDVKLVLKKFVRQNTHH, from the exons ATGGACCTTGGCACCCTGAAGGATGACGACTGGAGTCAGGCATGCACATATACCAGAGAAGTTGCAATCCAG AGAAAGAGAGTAGTGATGAAGACGACGAATCAAAGTTCTATAGGAGAGTTCCTGTTTGTGGGACTATCAGAAGACCCCAATCTGCAGATCTTTTTATTTCTGTTATTCTTAGTGATATATATCTTCACTGTCATTGGAAATATTTTCATGATCACAGTCTGTATTTTTGAGCCTCACTTTCATactcctatgtactttttcctaaGTAATCTCTCATTCATTGACATCTGCTACTCTTCAGTGATTGTTCCTAACCTATTGAACCAACTCATTATTTCAAGAAGGATTACCTTCTCCAGATGTGCTGCTCAAATGTACACTTACCTTCTTATGGGGGTTACCGAATCTATGCTCCTGGCAGTTATGGCATACGATCGCTATGTTGCCATCTCATTTCCCTTGCGATATACAGTCATAATAAGCAAATCTGTTTGTGAAATATTTCTTGGTTGTTCCTGGCTATGTGGAAGCGTGTTCGCACTtctaactgttgtttttgcattacagTTGCCTCTATGTGGCAATAATATAATTGATCATTTCTTTTGTGAAGCAACAGCTTTCGTAAAGATTTCATGTGCAGACACCTCTATCCCACAGATGATGTTTTTTGTTATTGCAGTGTTTGCACTGCTGACCCCAACTCTCATCATTCTCATCTCCTACATTTGCATCATCATCAACATTATGAAAATATCTTCCCCTGAAGGCCGCTACAAAGCTTTTTCTACTTGTGCATCACATCTGACAGTTGTTACTATGGTGTATGGGTCAGCTCTGTTTTTGTGCTTGAAACCAGTGTCTAAAAAGGCAGACAATCGGGATAAAACAGCCTCTTTATTTTACACTGTCATACCTGCAATGCTAAACCCTATGATCTACAGCCTGAGAAACAAAGATGTGAAGCTGGTACTGAAGAAGTTTGTAAGGCAAAATACCCATCATTAA